One window of Thermocoleostomius sinensis A174 genomic DNA carries:
- a CDS encoding vWA domain-containing protein: MRVGLQAALSDENLDATQASSQRQLAISLSALPEAGGRTAPLNLCLILDHSGSMKGRPLETVKQAAHRIVDSLSPDDRLSIVVFDHKAKVIVTNQVVENPAAIKLEINKLQPSGGTAIDEGMRLALEELATGRKDAVSQAFLLTDGENEHGDNDRCLKLAKLAADYSITLNTLGFGDNWNQDVLEQIADAGGGSLSYIQRPEEAISEFARLFTRIQSVGLINAHLLLNLTPKVRLAELKPIAQVVPDTIELPVIQENGQAIVRLGDLMIDAPRIVLANLYVHQPKPGTYAIAHVQVRYDDPITGQTDLLSERIPVEANALQDFQPAVNPQVQQHVLALAKYRQTQIAETKLQQGDRAGAATMLQSAAKTALQMGDQGAATILQDNATRLQAGEELTESDRKKTRIASKTILQP; the protein is encoded by the coding sequence ATGAGAGTGGGTTTGCAAGCGGCACTGAGCGATGAAAATTTAGATGCGACTCAGGCAAGTAGTCAACGGCAGTTAGCCATTTCGCTGTCGGCCTTGCCCGAAGCAGGAGGACGTACGGCTCCACTGAACCTTTGCTTGATTTTGGATCACAGTGGTTCCATGAAGGGGCGTCCGCTGGAAACCGTCAAGCAAGCTGCTCATCGCATTGTCGATAGCCTCTCTCCTGATGATCGCCTCTCGATTGTGGTATTCGACCATAAAGCCAAAGTCATTGTCACCAATCAAGTTGTCGAAAATCCGGCGGCGATTAAGCTTGAAATCAACAAACTTCAGCCCAGTGGCGGCACAGCCATTGATGAGGGAATGCGGCTAGCATTGGAAGAACTGGCCACGGGGCGAAAAGATGCCGTCTCGCAAGCATTTTTGCTGACCGATGGAGAAAATGAACATGGCGATAACGATCGCTGCTTGAAGTTGGCAAAATTAGCTGCCGATTACAGTATTACCCTTAATACCTTGGGGTTTGGCGATAACTGGAATCAGGATGTGCTGGAACAAATCGCCGATGCGGGTGGCGGCAGTTTGTCCTATATTCAGCGTCCGGAAGAAGCCATCAGTGAATTTGCTCGCCTGTTTACGCGGATTCAATCGGTCGGGCTGATCAATGCTCATCTACTCCTGAATTTGACACCCAAGGTACGCTTAGCAGAACTAAAGCCGATCGCTCAAGTGGTTCCCGATACCATCGAACTACCCGTGATTCAGGAAAACGGACAGGCAATCGTGCGCTTAGGCGACTTGATGATTGACGCTCCCAGAATTGTTTTGGCTAACTTGTATGTCCATCAACCAAAGCCTGGGACCTATGCAATTGCCCATGTGCAAGTCCGTTACGACGATCCAATCACTGGACAGACTGATTTGCTCTCTGAGCGGATTCCGGTAGAAGCGAACGCTCTACAAGATTTTCAGCCGGCCGTTAATCCTCAAGTGCAACAGCACGTGTTAGCTTTAGCCAAATATCGACAAACGCAAATTGCGGAGACAAAGTTGCAACAGGGCGATCGGGCTGGGGCTGCTACAATGCTGCAATCGGCGGCTAAGACGGCGCTGCAAATGGGTGATCAAGGAGCCGCTACAATCTTGCAAGATAATGCAACGCGCCTGCAAGCAGGTGAGGAGTTGACAGAGTCCGATCGCAAGAAGACTCGGATTGCCTCAAAAACAATTTTGCAACCTTAG
- a CDS encoding ATP-dependent Clp protease proteolytic subunit yields MSSPIQAVQSTYYYGDASYRTPPPDLPSLLLKERIVYLGLPLVSDDDLKRQLGVDVTKLIIGQLLYLQFDDPEKPIFFYINSTGTSWYTGDEIGFATEAFAICDTINYIKPPVHTICIGQAMGTAAMILASGTKGYRASLPHATIVLHQPRTRAQGQATDIQIRAREVLANKAATLDILSRTTGQPPEKIAKDTDRMFYMTPHEAKEYGLIDRVLESVKDLPKPIPALA; encoded by the coding sequence ATGAGTTCACCGATTCAGGCTGTTCAATCAACTTACTACTATGGAGATGCGTCTTATCGTACTCCTCCACCCGATCTCCCCTCGCTGTTATTGAAGGAGCGGATTGTTTACTTGGGGTTGCCCCTAGTATCCGATGACGACCTCAAGCGGCAATTAGGAGTCGATGTCACCAAGCTGATTATCGGTCAATTGCTGTATCTGCAATTCGATGATCCCGAAAAGCCCATCTTTTTCTATATCAACTCTACAGGCACGTCGTGGTATACCGGTGACGAAATTGGCTTTGCCACCGAAGCGTTTGCCATCTGCGACACCATTAATTACATTAAGCCACCCGTGCATACCATTTGCATTGGTCAAGCGATGGGAACGGCAGCCATGATTTTGGCATCGGGAACAAAGGGGTATCGAGCTAGCCTGCCCCATGCAACGATCGTGCTACATCAGCCTCGCACCCGTGCCCAAGGGCAAGCCACCGATATTCAAATTCGGGCTAGGGAAGTGTTGGCCAACAAAGCTGCCACGTTGGATATCCTCTCGCGAACCACTGGACAACCCCCCGAAAAGATTGCTAAGGATACCGATCGCATGTTCTATATGACTCCTCATGAAGCAAAGGAATACGGCTTGATCGATCGGGTACTGGAAAGCGTCAAGGATCTGCCCAAACCAATTCCTGCCTTGGCTTAA